One genomic segment of Vibrio mimicus includes these proteins:
- a CDS encoding ABC transporter permease, which yields MGKLISQAWRLAALNLQRNRRRSVLSISIIAIAVLALTSAGGFGLYTYDSLRESTARDVGHLTISQLGYFEQEEETPLANGLEGSDQIRQALLANPKIRGIQPRIELTGLVSNGAKSTIFTGLGVDYKEFDMKGPFLDVRDGQTLQDPNSPRFDPTQPQVMLGVDLARNMNVGVGDWITLLSTTADGALNALDFQVRGLYSTGVPELDKRQLYLHLTSAQELLNSSKVSTLSVYLFTTEQTQEMQIWVEEQLNKLHLAQDLQVTPWQQLAFFYTRVKDLYDRLFGVMGTVMAMVVFVALFNTLTMSVSERTREIGTLSALGAYPNDIVAGFVREATLLALCGALLGTVLNLITIAVVRMADIQMPPPPGRTEGYPLDLYFSFTLVGLCTLGMVIICVLAAWLSARKGVNKPITEALTYV from the coding sequence ATGGGCAAGTTGATCTCTCAAGCGTGGCGATTGGCGGCATTGAATCTGCAACGTAACCGCCGCCGTAGCGTGCTCTCCATCTCTATCATTGCGATTGCGGTGTTGGCCTTAACTTCCGCTGGTGGATTTGGTCTTTACACTTACGATTCACTGCGTGAATCGACCGCGCGCGATGTCGGGCATTTAACCATCAGCCAACTGGGTTACTTTGAGCAAGAGGAAGAAACACCGTTGGCCAACGGGTTGGAAGGGAGTGATCAGATTCGTCAAGCCTTGCTCGCTAACCCTAAAATTCGTGGCATTCAGCCACGCATCGAGTTGACCGGACTGGTTTCTAATGGTGCGAAATCAACAATTTTTACTGGGCTTGGCGTGGATTACAAAGAGTTCGATATGAAAGGCCCTTTTTTGGATGTGCGTGATGGGCAAACGCTGCAAGATCCAAACTCGCCACGCTTTGACCCGACCCAACCGCAAGTGATGCTCGGGGTCGATCTTGCGCGCAACATGAACGTTGGTGTTGGCGATTGGATAACGCTATTGAGCACCACCGCGGATGGCGCGCTGAACGCGTTAGATTTTCAAGTGCGTGGCCTTTACTCAACCGGCGTACCGGAACTGGATAAACGTCAACTTTATCTGCACCTGACTTCGGCACAAGAACTGCTTAATTCAAGCAAAGTCAGCACCTTATCCGTGTATTTATTTACGACAGAGCAAACCCAAGAGATGCAGATATGGGTTGAAGAGCAACTGAATAAACTGCATTTAGCGCAGGATTTGCAAGTGACACCTTGGCAGCAGCTCGCCTTTTTCTACACTCGCGTCAAAGATTTATACGATCGACTGTTCGGCGTCATGGGTACCGTCATGGCGATGGTGGTATTTGTAGCGCTGTTCAATACTTTAACCATGTCGGTCAGCGAACGGACTCGGGAAATTGGTACCTTATCTGCTCTCGGAGCATACCCTAATGACATTGTGGCTGGATTTGTCCGTGAAGCAACGTTGTTGGCATTGTGTGGCGCGTTACTCGGCACTGTGCTCAATTTGATCACTATTGCCGTGGTGCGAATGGCGGATATTCAAATGCCACCACCACCGGGAAGAACCGAAGGTTATCCACTGGATCTCTATTTTTCATTCACTCTGGTCGGGCTATGTACCTTAGGCATGGTCATTATTTGTGTGTTGGCGGCTTGGCTTTCTGCTCGGAAAGGCGTGAACAAGCCGATCACGGAGGCTCTCACGTATGTGTAA
- a CDS encoding outer membrane lipoprotein-sorting protein, translating to MCKWISICLLGLSWVSTVVATELDVVGMVQKADDYRLKESAAKVITVVQLYHDGTLEKTNQYDVYVRENRESLVLFRSATEAGQKLLMLGDNYWLLMPKSRRPIRITPMQKLLGEASVGDISTLTWSDDYQPSFEGEERLLREDQSSVDAYRLALKAKTAGASYQAITLWLNKADASPVKADLYLHSGKLAKVAWFKVQGDRVVEMLLFDKIQPQKRTVIEYQSVQPKRLEDKFYNPAYLIQNPSLEQ from the coding sequence ATGTGTAAATGGATTTCAATATGTTTATTAGGGCTGAGCTGGGTAAGCACGGTTGTGGCGACAGAGCTGGATGTGGTCGGCATGGTGCAAAAGGCAGATGATTATCGACTCAAAGAATCGGCCGCCAAAGTGATCACAGTGGTGCAGCTATACCACGATGGCACTCTCGAAAAGACCAACCAGTATGATGTGTATGTGCGTGAAAATCGCGAATCTTTAGTGCTGTTTCGTTCGGCTACCGAAGCGGGGCAAAAACTGCTGATGCTTGGGGACAACTACTGGCTACTGATGCCGAAAAGCCGTCGCCCAATTCGCATTACGCCAATGCAAAAACTGCTTGGTGAGGCCTCGGTGGGGGATATTTCAACCTTGACTTGGAGTGATGACTATCAGCCGAGTTTTGAGGGCGAAGAGCGGCTGCTGCGGGAAGATCAATCCAGTGTGGATGCCTATCGTTTGGCCCTCAAAGCCAAAACCGCTGGTGCCAGTTATCAGGCGATCACACTGTGGCTGAATAAGGCCGACGCCTCGCCAGTTAAAGCGGATCTTTATCTGCATTCGGGCAAGCTAGCCAAGGTTGCGTGGTTCAAAGTGCAAGGCGATCGCGTGGTTGAGATGCTGCTGTTTGACAAAATTCAACCGCAGAAACGTACGGTGATCGAGTATCAATCAGTCCAGCCAAAACGCTTGGAGGATAAGTTCTACAACCCAGCTTATTTAATCCAAAACCCGTCACTGGAGCAGTGA
- a CDS encoding sensor histidine kinase yields MMERFDISAHDVKSFGFTTLFCIVIALTTMTLWDGDFTEHIAISLGYGYSAFFSAQCIARRWPELSKRLVNLIALSCAVVLGTLGAYFWLHEYPGFNDFSAYKPIMVLGFIFSAVCFLYFYSHEQKLLAQGALEAARRRQSEQEKALLLSQLKQLQSQIEPHFLFNTLANINALISVEPYKAQLMLEKLTELMRGAMRLRRSHTSTLREEMQLIDAYLGIQKIRLGDRLEYTLPELAQWGKLGMPPMLIQPLVENAVSHGIEPKAEGGNIRIHIDVTEGWFELSVEDNGMGLSGTPKGNGIALENVRDRLSGLFGYQGLLTVAQNCLGGVTATIRVRLHHLQALQPAAYGE; encoded by the coding sequence ATGATGGAACGCTTTGATATTTCAGCACATGATGTGAAAAGTTTTGGTTTCACCACGCTTTTTTGCATCGTAATAGCCCTAACGACAATGACGCTTTGGGATGGCGATTTCACCGAGCATATTGCGATCAGTCTAGGCTACGGCTATAGCGCATTCTTCTCGGCGCAATGTATTGCACGGCGATGGCCTGAATTATCAAAACGCTTGGTGAATCTTATCGCATTAAGTTGCGCGGTGGTGCTGGGAACTTTAGGGGCGTATTTTTGGTTGCATGAATACCCAGGGTTTAATGATTTTTCAGCTTATAAGCCAATCATGGTGCTCGGTTTTATTTTTTCCGCCGTGTGCTTTTTGTATTTTTACTCCCATGAGCAGAAGTTATTGGCGCAAGGCGCGTTAGAAGCGGCACGCCGCCGTCAATCAGAGCAAGAAAAAGCCTTACTCCTTAGCCAATTGAAGCAGCTACAAAGTCAAATCGAGCCCCATTTTTTGTTTAATACGTTAGCCAACATTAACGCCTTGATCTCAGTCGAACCCTATAAAGCTCAGTTGATGTTAGAAAAGTTAACGGAATTAATGCGTGGTGCCATGCGTTTACGGCGTAGCCATACGAGCACCTTACGCGAAGAGATGCAGTTGATTGATGCCTATCTGGGGATTCAAAAAATTCGCTTAGGTGACCGGTTAGAATATACGCTGCCCGAACTTGCGCAGTGGGGGAAATTGGGGATGCCACCGATGCTAATCCAGCCTTTGGTCGAAAATGCGGTGTCACACGGTATTGAACCCAAAGCGGAAGGTGGAAATATTCGCATCCACATTGACGTTACCGAAGGGTGGTTTGAGTTGTCGGTGGAAGACAATGGCATGGGGTTGAGCGGAACACCAAAAGGTAACGGCATCGCTTTGGAGAATGTTCGCGATCGTTTATCGGGGCTATTTGGTTATCAAGGCTTGCTCACCGTGGCGCAAAACTGCTTGGGTGGCGTGACAGCCACCATTCGTGTGCGGCTGCACCACCTGCAAGCCTTACAACCCGCCGCGTATGGTGAATAA
- a CDS encoding LytR/AlgR family response regulator transcription factor, protein MNSTYSAVIADDEPLLRHHLNKMLADVWPALEIVANAENGEVALQAIEQHQPNVVFLDIRMPKMDGLEVARSLLQLPKPPLVVFITAYDEYALSAFDANAIDYLLKPISLSRLIHCCERLQQQLQRAAPTADLAQLFSQFEQLTRNVKPDYQVWLKASKGEDIHLLAVSDILYVKAEDKYLSLYKNEGVLAQEYLLRTSLKELLSQLDPNQFWQIHRSLAVNVAKIDKVTRDLNGKMWVHIDRIQLPVSRALQHLFKVR, encoded by the coding sequence ATGAACTCTACTTATAGTGCCGTGATTGCGGATGATGAACCGTTACTGCGCCACCATCTCAATAAGATGTTAGCGGACGTATGGCCTGCGCTTGAGATAGTCGCCAATGCGGAAAATGGAGAGGTGGCATTACAGGCGATCGAACAACATCAGCCGAACGTGGTTTTTTTGGATATTCGTATGCCTAAAATGGATGGGCTCGAAGTGGCACGCAGCTTGCTCCAACTGCCCAAACCGCCGTTAGTCGTGTTTATTACCGCTTATGATGAGTATGCTTTGAGTGCTTTTGACGCTAACGCGATTGATTATCTGCTTAAGCCAATTTCTCTATCACGCTTAATCCATTGCTGCGAAAGATTACAGCAGCAGTTGCAACGAGCTGCCCCCACAGCTGATTTGGCTCAATTGTTCTCCCAGTTTGAACAGTTGACCCGTAACGTAAAACCGGACTATCAAGTTTGGCTCAAAGCCAGCAAAGGGGAGGATATTCACCTACTGGCTGTGAGTGACATTTTGTATGTGAAGGCAGAAGACAAGTACCTTTCCCTGTACAAAAACGAGGGTGTATTAGCGCAAGAATACTTGCTTCGTACATCGTTAAAAGAATTACTTTCCCAGCTCGACCCTAACCAGTTTTGGCAAATTCACCGTTCTTTAGCGGTTAATGTCGCCAAGATCGATAAAGTAACCCGTGATTTGAATGGCAAAATGTGGGTGCATATTGATCGTATTCAGCTTCCTGTCAGCCGCGCCCTGCAACATCTGTTTAAAGTGAGATAA